GACAGTTGGTCAGGCAACAGTCCGTTGCTGTAGCAGCAGCTGGCGTGTTGCCACAGCACCAGCTGCCCACACACTGCTGAATTTAAAACAGTACTAAGTTCATGGTTTTTATGTGTTTTTATTGGCGGGTGAGGGTGGGCACGCATCCTGCAATATCCAGTTGTCGACCACAGTGTCAACTTTCAACAAGGAAACCGACATGACTATCCAGTTTTACTGGCAGGTGCCTACGCGCGGAGATGGGCGTTTGGCGGATGCTGCTGTCAAGCTGCGCGGCGAGCGTAGCGATGACCAACCTTATTTCACGGCAGGCGTGACGGATCCGCGCGGCCGCCAATTCAATTATTACGACCATCTGCATCAGATTGGCAAAGCGGCCGAGCTAGCCGGCTTTGATGGCCTGCTGGTGCCCAACGATCCGCAAGGCGAAGAATCCTGGATCGTGGCTGGTTATCTGACGCGTAATACACGCCGCGTCAAGGTATTGGCGGCTTTTGATTCGGCCCGCGGTTCTGCCGTGTATGCCGCCAAGAATGCCGTGAGTTACCAACGCTACAGCAACAGCCGGTTTGCCTGGCAGATTGCGACGCCTGCGGATGCGGCCGAACGGCGTGCCAATGGCGACTTTATTGATGATGCGGATATTCCACAACGTACGGAAGAGTTCGTGACGGTGGCGCGGCATGTGATCACCGAGACCGGCTACAGCTTCAAGGGGCGTTTCTTTGAAGTGCTGGAAGGTGGCTTTAAAGGGCCTCTTTCCGGCCAGGCGGTACCACAGGTATTCCTGACTGGGCAAACCGAGGCGGATCTTGCGGTATCGGCCAAGCTGGCGGATGTGCATGTATTTGAAGCGCTGCCACTGGCGGAGTTGAAACCGCATCTGGAGCGCTTGCAAGAACTCTCTGCCAAAGCCGGTCGTCCGGTGCAGGCAGCGTTACGCATTGATTTGCTGGTACGTGAAACCGCTGCAGAAGCCGTGCACGATGCCGCCCGTCAGGCGCGGCAGCAAGGGCAAACGGCCCTGCCAGACCAAGCCGGTCTGTGGCCTTTGCAAACGCCAGGCGCCGGTGCGGCACGCGCCACCCTGGTGGGCGATGCCGATCAGGTCATTGCTACCCTGACGGACTATGCCGCTGCCGGTATTACCGTGTTCCAGCTGGGCGCGGTGCCCGCGCTGGAAGAAGCTTACCGCATAGGCGAACAGGTGCTGCCCACCCTGCGTGCACGCCTTGGTTTAACTCAACAACAGGCCGCCTAAGGAGACGATAATGGCGATTGATATTTTCTGGCGTATTCCTACGCATGGCGAGCCCAGCTCACTGCGCAACAAACTTCACCATCGCGGTGACTGGTCGCAGCAGGAGGGGGATCACATTGTGCATCGCGGCCTTGCCGGCGGCGGTAGCGATGGCTTCAACAGTCTGGACTATATTGCCGAGGTGGCGCGCGCTGCCGAAATTTCCGGCTTTCATGGTGGCTTGATTCCCTCATTCCCCATGACCGATGAGCCATGGGCGATTTCGTCTTTCCTGGCACGCGAAACCAGCACGTTCCGCTTCATGATCGCGTTTCAGCCGGGCTTCCTCAACCCGGTGACGGCGGCCCGCATGACGGCCAGCTTGCAACGTGCGAGTAATGGCCGCGCCCTGTTCAACATCATCACCGGCGGCGGCGGTCCCGCCCAACTGTGGTGGGGCGATGTCGCGCCGCATGATGACCGCTATGCGCGCACGACCGAGTTCCTGGATGTGCTGCGTGGCTTGTGGAAGGGAGGCAGCTACTCTCATCACGGCAAGTTCTATCAGCTGGAAAATGCGGCATTGCCGGAACAGCTGCTCGGGCAGGATTTCCCTGAGATTTACTTCTCCGGTTCCTCGGATGCGGCCTTGGTCTCGGCTTCCCAGCACGCTGACTTTTATCTTTCCTGGCTGGAGCCTTTTGACCAGCTCAAGGAGAAATTCGACAAGGTAAAAGAAAAAACCGACAAGCTTGGTCGCAAGGTGAAATGCGCCGTGCGGGTGGATATTGTGGCTCGGGCGACGGAAGAAGAAGCCTGGCGCGAAGTGCGGCGCGGCTTTGAAAACCTGAGCGAGGCTGATAAGGAGCGCTATGCCCGTTTTGCCCAGCAGACCGGCGATTCGGTTGGCGCCAACCGCCAACGCAACAACACGCCGAAGACGCTGGATAATTACCGTGATTTCATCCTGCATCCCAATATCTGGTCCGGCTTCAGCCTGCTGCGGGGTGGTCAGACCAACGGCATCGTGGGGAGCTACGAGCAAGTGGCAGAGCGTCTTGATGATCTGGTCAAACTGGGGGCGGATGCCTTTATCCTCGCTAGCACGCCACATCTGGAAGAGGCTTACCGCGTTGGCGAAGAAGTCCTGCCACTGGTGCAAGGCCATGGCGCCAGAAATTCGATACTGCGCGCGGTAGGGTAAACGTCTCAAGCAGGCAAGTTGCCCCAGCAAAAAGCCCAGTCATGACTGGGCTTTTTGCTGGGTGCGGCCGTTATAGAAAAGAGTGCTCGGGCCGCATTTGCAGAACTTTTACCTTGTGCAATATGAAATCTCGTCATCACCTGTGGTGTTCGCTGAGTGCTTGGGATATTTTTCTGTTTTATGCGTAACGAGATCAGTATTCCGGGGTCTGATCATAGTAAATAAGCGAAGGCAAAATCAGCAAAGGCAGATCAGCCCTCGCCATCCCCGGTGAGCATGTGGAGTGACACATCATGTTTTTTTGGTCGCTATCTGTGCATCCGTCTTTTTCTGGCGTTGTGCCACAACGCTTTATTAGTCTTTCTTAAGTCTGCTTTTAGTGCATGATGAAGTCTCTATGGAAATAAAATCCCACGATCTCCTGGCCAGCTTTATGGACCTCCTGATGGATGCCGTCCTGGCGGTGGATGTCGATGGCAAGATCGTCGTCGCAAGCGCGGCTTGCGAACGTGTGTTTGGTTACACCCCGCAGGAAATGGTGGGCAGGAATATCTTCGCCATGGTGGTCCCGGAAGACCTTGACCGTACCACAGAGACTGCGCGTGAGGTCATGTCCGGCAATCCCTTGTTGTATTTTGAAAATCGCTATATCCGCAAGGATGGGCAGATTGTCGACATTATGTGGACGGCGCGCTGGTCGCCTGAAGACCAGCTGCGCATCGGCGTCGCTCGCGACATTACCGAGCGCAAGCGCGCCGAGGCGTTGCAGGCTGCGCTCTATGCCATTTCAGAGGCGGCGTATGCGGCGGAAGACCTCATCTCGCTGTTTCAGCGCATTCATCATATTGTCGGCAGCTTGCTCCCTGCGGACTGCTTTTCGGTGACGCTCTACGACGAGGACAAGGATCAGTTAATGTTCCCCTACCTGGTGGATAATCTGCAATGGACCGAGCAGCCCTCCAAACCTGCCGCCGGTACCTTGTGCGCCGAGATTATACGGAGTGGCCAGCCTTTGCTGCTGACGGCAGAAGACATTGCTGCGGGGAGCGCTCTGGTGAAAAACGCGCTTGAGCCGCATGTGCTGAGTTGGCTTGGTGTCCCCCTCAAATCGCAAAAAGGCATGATAGGCGTGCTCACGATAAAGCGCTACCTGGGTGGCATCAGCTATCAGCTGAAAGATCAGGAGCTGCTGCAATTTATATCCACGCAGATTGCTACCGCCATTGAGCGCCAGAAGATGCAGGCCAGGTTGCAGCAGTTGGCCCAGTATGACGCCCTCACTACTTTACCCAATCGCGAGTTTCTCACCCATAAACTGGAAGCAGCACTGAGCTCTGCCGAGCGCGAGCAACGCCACTTGGCCCTGTTGTACCTGGATCTGGACAAGTTCAAGCAGGTCAATGACAGCCTGGGACATGACGCTGGCGATACGTTGCTGCAGGAAGTGGCGGCTCGTCTCAAGCTCAGCATGCGCGAAACTGACATGGTGGCGCGCCTGGGTGGGGATGAGTTTGTGGTGTTGCTGCAGGATATTTCTTCGCCGGATCAGGCGGCGATGGTGGTGGAAAAAATACGCGGAGTGCTGGCCCAGCCATTTGAGATTGATGGGCATCGCCTCGCCATTCGCCCCAGCATTGGCATCGCTCTTTATCCTGATCATGGGCAGGACAGGCATGCCTTGCTCAAGCACGCTGACAAAGCCATGTATCAGGAAAAGCATGGCGAGCGGAATGCAGCAGCCAAACCTCAAACGGCATGACGATGCTTAACCCCTGATGCGGGCTATCAGGCACTCGCCGGTGAACGAGGCGGTAGCCTCTCAAAAAAATACTTAAAAAATAAAAGCGGGTGGGAGCAGAAATGAAAACGCCCAACTAAAAGCTGGGCGCTTGATATTGGTGGCCGGGGGCAGAATCGAACTGCCGACACGCGGATTTTCAATCCGCTGCTCTACCAACTGAGCTACCCGGCCGGCGTTTTTGAGCACTCGGCTCGCAAACAAGACGCGCATTATAGCAAACTTATTTCAGCTGTGTCATTGCCAATCTGCGCTCACGCAAAGAATTTAAGATATTTTGCCGCCCTGCCATTAAAATGGTGCCAACTCATTGTTAGCCGTTCTCATGCAAATTCCTGATATTCAAACGCTGGACCGCGGCCTTTCTGCGGCCCTGCAGCACAAAATTGACCAGAAAACCAAACCATTGGGCGCCCTTGGCCGTCTGGAAGGGCTCGCCCTGCAGCTGGGGCTGATACAGCAGCGTCTGGATCCGGTGTTGCGTCAGCCGGTGATGATGGTATTTGCCGCGGATCATGGCATTGTCGCGGCGGGCGTCAGTCCTTATCCGCAGGCGGTGACCATGCAGATGGTGCTGAATTTTCTGCAGGGTGGGGCCGCAATCAATGTGTTTGCCCGCCAGGTGGGCATGGATATCCGTGTGGTGGATGCCGGTGTGAATCATGATTTTGCGCCGCACCCCATGCTGCTCTCGCACAAGGTGGCGATGGGCACGCAGAACATGCTGCAAGCACCTGCGATGTCGGAAGCCGAATGTGAAAAAGCCATCAATATTGGCAGACAACTGGCGCATGCCGAGATTGCGAAAGGCAGCAACGTGCTGGCGTTTGGCGAAATGGGCATAGGCAATACCACGGCGGCAGCGGCCCTGATGGCGGCGCTGTGCCAGCTGCCTGCCCAGGCATGTGTTGGCAGGGGCACAGGGCTGGACGATGCGGGCCTGCAGCGCAAAGTGGATGTGGTGGAACAGGTGCTGCAACATCATGCTCCGCACCTGCACAGTCCTTTATCCGCCTTGCAGCATGTGGGTGGGCTGGAGATCGCCATGATGGCAGGCGCCATGCTGGGCGCGGCAGAAAAGCAGGCCGTGATACTGGTGGATGGCTTTATCTGTACCGCCGCCATGCTGGTGGCAAGTCGTATCGCCCCGGCTGTGCTGGATTACGCGGTATTTACCCATTGCTCTGGCGAGCAAGGGCATCGGCGTCTGCTACAGGCCCTGCAGGCGGAACCTTTGCTCGACATCGGTTTGCGGCTAGGTGAAGGCACCGGCGCCGCGCTGGCATATCCACTGTTGCAGGCCGCGGCCAATTTCATGAATGAAATGGCCTCGTTCGAATCCGCCGGTGTGGATGGCAAGAGCGCTTAAATCGCCGTGAAGTTCATCCATCCATTTTTGCTGGCACTTGGGTTTTTCAGCCGCATTCCCGTCCCCTCCAAGCCGGATTTCAAGCCTGCTGACATGGCCGGGATTTCCGCGTTTTTCCCGTTGGTGGGCTGGATCATCGGTACTGGCATGGCCGCGGTGTATATCGTTGTGCATCAGCTGCTACCGCATGGGGTCAGCATAATTTGCATGCTGGCAGCCGGTATATGGCTCACAGGAGCTCTGCATGAAGATGGCTTGGCCGATACAGTGGACGGCCTGGGTGGCGGCTTGGATCGAGAGCGTGTGCTCACCATCATGCATGATTCGCGAGTGGGAAGTTACGGCGTGCTGGCTTTGGGCGTGATGCTTTTACTCAAATTCAGTACCTTGTCCGCCATGTCTTCAGGGGTGATGTTATGGGCCGTATTGGCAGGGCATAGCGTGAGCCGCCTGGCGGGCGTATGGCTGATGCAAACCTTGGAATACGTGCGTCCGCAGGGCAAAGGCGGGGGCATGACCCAGCCACTCTGCAAGCGAGCACTGGCATTTGCCATGCTGACAGGCTTGCTGCCTTTGCTGGGCGCCGCCTGGTGTATTCCACTTTGGGATTTGCCACTGGTGCTGCTGGCAGTGGCCCTGGTGTGGTGGTGGTTTCGCGCCGTGCTGCAGCGTCGCCTTGGCGGCTACACCGGAGATTGCGTAGGCGCCATGCAGCAGTTGACTGAAATCATGTTTTATCTGGGAGTGTTGGCATGTCTAAGCCAGTGATGGAATTGTATCTGGTGCGGCACACCACGCCGGATATCGCACCGGGGATCTGCTACGGGCAGTCGGATATCGGCGTCAAGCATACCTTTGAAGAAGAGGTGACGGCACTACGGCCTAAAATCGCCCATATTGAAGCCGCTTCCTTCCATAGCAGTCCATTGCAGCGTTGCCTCTTGCTGGCGCAAGCTGTGGCTGGGACCAAGCACGAAATTCAGCAGGATGCACGTCTCAAGGAACTCAACTTTGGCGATTGGGAACTGCAATCCTGGGACGACATTCCCCGTGGCCTGCTGGATGAGTGGGCGGACGAACATGTCAAACTGGCGCCGCCCAATGGCGAATCTTTCCATGATCTCTCGCAACGTGCGCAGGCCTTCGTCGAGCAGCTGGCGAACCAAGGCACGGGCGTGCATGTTGCCTTCACGCATGCCGGGGTCATACGCGCCCTCACCGGATTTGCGCTGGGTTTACCCCTCAGTAACGTGTTTAGACTGCACATCGACTATGCTAGTGTCACGAAACTGATGATTGATCTTGACCGTGACCGGCCGCTAATGCGCGTCGGCTTTGTTAACCGCTGAGCCCCGTAACCTGACCTTATGTCTACATCGTCCACCCCATCCAGTCAGAAAAAAAACGCCGGGGCGGGCGAACTGGCGACCCTGGCAAAACGCGCCGACCAGGCCCTGGCGCAGGGGAATTACAAACTTGCGCTGGAACAGTACAACCAGATGCTGGCGCAGCAGGCAGATAATCTGGCCGCGCTGGTGGGGTGTGGGCGGGCGCTAACTTCTCTCAAACAATACGAATTTGCCATCGCGCATCTGGATTATGCGCTGGCTGCCGCGCCGCAAGACGCCGCTATCCATCATTACCGTGGGCTCGCCCTGCAAAAGGCGCGTCGCTTTGATGAGGCTATCGCTGCCTTGCAGACGGCCATCGAGCTTGAGCCTGATCAGCCTGCGCTGTACCTCAATCTTGCCAATACCCTGGCAGACGCGGGAGATGCCGAGCTGGCTCTGGCGTTTTATGACCAGATCA
Above is a window of Methylovorus glucosotrophus DNA encoding:
- a CDS encoding LLM class flavin-dependent oxidoreductase, yielding MTIQFYWQVPTRGDGRLADAAVKLRGERSDDQPYFTAGVTDPRGRQFNYYDHLHQIGKAAELAGFDGLLVPNDPQGEESWIVAGYLTRNTRRVKVLAAFDSARGSAVYAAKNAVSYQRYSNSRFAWQIATPADAAERRANGDFIDDADIPQRTEEFVTVARHVITETGYSFKGRFFEVLEGGFKGPLSGQAVPQVFLTGQTEADLAVSAKLADVHVFEALPLAELKPHLERLQELSAKAGRPVQAALRIDLLVRETAAEAVHDAARQARQQGQTALPDQAGLWPLQTPGAGAARATLVGDADQVIATLTDYAAAGITVFQLGAVPALEEAYRIGEQVLPTLRARLGLTQQQAA
- the cobT gene encoding nicotinate-nucleotide--dimethylbenzimidazole phosphoribosyltransferase; the encoded protein is MQIPDIQTLDRGLSAALQHKIDQKTKPLGALGRLEGLALQLGLIQQRLDPVLRQPVMMVFAADHGIVAAGVSPYPQAVTMQMVLNFLQGGAAINVFARQVGMDIRVVDAGVNHDFAPHPMLLSHKVAMGTQNMLQAPAMSEAECEKAINIGRQLAHAEIAKGSNVLAFGEMGIGNTTAAAALMAALCQLPAQACVGRGTGLDDAGLQRKVDVVEQVLQHHAPHLHSPLSALQHVGGLEIAMMAGAMLGAAEKQAVILVDGFICTAAMLVASRIAPAVLDYAVFTHCSGEQGHRRLLQALQAEPLLDIGLRLGEGTGAALAYPLLQAAANFMNEMASFESAGVDGKSA
- a CDS encoding LLM class flavin-dependent oxidoreductase is translated as MAIDIFWRIPTHGEPSSLRNKLHHRGDWSQQEGDHIVHRGLAGGGSDGFNSLDYIAEVARAAEISGFHGGLIPSFPMTDEPWAISSFLARETSTFRFMIAFQPGFLNPVTAARMTASLQRASNGRALFNIITGGGGPAQLWWGDVAPHDDRYARTTEFLDVLRGLWKGGSYSHHGKFYQLENAALPEQLLGQDFPEIYFSGSSDAALVSASQHADFYLSWLEPFDQLKEKFDKVKEKTDKLGRKVKCAVRVDIVARATEEEAWREVRRGFENLSEADKERYARFAQQTGDSVGANRQRNNTPKTLDNYRDFILHPNIWSGFSLLRGGQTNGIVGSYEQVAERLDDLVKLGADAFILASTPHLEEAYRVGEEVLPLVQGHGARNSILRAVG
- the cobS gene encoding adenosylcobinamide-GDP ribazoletransferase; protein product: MKFIHPFLLALGFFSRIPVPSKPDFKPADMAGISAFFPLVGWIIGTGMAAVYIVVHQLLPHGVSIICMLAAGIWLTGALHEDGLADTVDGLGGGLDRERVLTIMHDSRVGSYGVLALGVMLLLKFSTLSAMSSGVMLWAVLAGHSVSRLAGVWLMQTLEYVRPQGKGGGMTQPLCKRALAFAMLTGLLPLLGAAWCIPLWDLPLVLLAVALVWWWFRAVLQRRLGGYTGDCVGAMQQLTEIMFYLGVLACLSQ
- the cobC gene encoding alpha-ribazole phosphatase, whose amino-acid sequence is MSKPVMELYLVRHTTPDIAPGICYGQSDIGVKHTFEEEVTALRPKIAHIEAASFHSSPLQRCLLLAQAVAGTKHEIQQDARLKELNFGDWELQSWDDIPRGLLDEWADEHVKLAPPNGESFHDLSQRAQAFVEQLANQGTGVHVAFTHAGVIRALTGFALGLPLSNVFRLHIDYASVTKLMIDLDRDRPLMRVGFVNR
- a CDS encoding sensor domain-containing protein is translated as MEIKSHDLLASFMDLLMDAVLAVDVDGKIVVASAACERVFGYTPQEMVGRNIFAMVVPEDLDRTTETAREVMSGNPLLYFENRYIRKDGQIVDIMWTARWSPEDQLRIGVARDITERKRAEALQAALYAISEAAYAAEDLISLFQRIHHIVGSLLPADCFSVTLYDEDKDQLMFPYLVDNLQWTEQPSKPAAGTLCAEIIRSGQPLLLTAEDIAAGSALVKNALEPHVLSWLGVPLKSQKGMIGVLTIKRYLGGISYQLKDQELLQFISTQIATAIERQKMQARLQQLAQYDALTTLPNREFLTHKLEAALSSAEREQRHLALLYLDLDKFKQVNDSLGHDAGDTLLQEVAARLKLSMRETDMVARLGGDEFVVLLQDISSPDQAAMVVEKIRGVLAQPFEIDGHRLAIRPSIGIALYPDHGQDRHALLKHADKAMYQEKHGERNAAAKPQTA